The nucleotide window AAGGCGGCAAGAGAAGCCTTCGATCATGGCAAATGGCCTCGCATGCCCGGATCCGTAGGATTCTTTCCTCTATCAATTCTTCATCATACACAAAAAATGAAAGAAATTACAGTTCAATCTGAAAAGAGCAACCAATGAATGGCGCGCAGGAAAGAGGAAGGATCATGACGAAGTACGCGGACCTCGTGGAGCAGCACGCGAAGGAGCTGACCCTGCTGGAGAGCCTGGACGCCGGCAAGCCGCGCATGGTGACCAGGGTGGTCGACATCGGGAGCTCCGCAAGCTCCCTGCGCTACTTCGCCGGAGCGGCCGACAAGATCCACGGCGAGACGCTCAAGATGTCGAGCCAGTTCCAGGGGCACACCCTGCGCGAGCCCATGGGCGTCGCCGGGCTCATCATCCCCTGGAACTTCCCCGCCATCATGTTCTTCTGCAAGGTCGCCCCGGCGCTGGCCGCCGGTTGCACCATGGTCGTCAAGCCGGCCGAGCAGACCCCGCTCAGCGCGCTCTACTTCGCTCACCTGGCCAAGCAGGTCAGACAGACCGGTAACCTGACACGAGACACGCACCGTCTCTCTTGTTCTGAACTTTTGGCGCTCTGTTCTTGAGCAGGCGGGAGTCCCGGACGGGGTGATCAATGTGATCCCCGGCTTCGGCCCAACGGCGGGAGCAGCGATCGCGTCTCACATGGACGTCGACATGGTAATCTCACAACACCCTACTGATTTAGTACGTGAGCAAGTAGTTACTTACTCAGTTACTCTATATCTTTTCTTGCTCGTCCAGGTGAGTTTCACGGGATCAACACCAGTTGGGCGGCTGATAATGGAGGCGTCGGCGAGGAGCAACCTGAAGCCGGTGTCCCTGGAGCTGGGCGGCAAATCTCCCCTCATCATCTTCGACGACGCGGACGTGGACCTGGCCGTGGATCTCTCCATCAGCGCCAACTTCTTCAACAAGGTGAACAACATCTTGATTAGAGAGACAGCCTAGCCATACGAGTTAGAGCAGCTGAGATCATCATTCATTGATGTTGCAGGGAGAAGCTTGCGTCGCGGCGAGCCGTGTGTACCTGCAAGAGGGCATCTACGACCGATTCGTGAAGAAGTTGGCGGAGCGCATGGAGAGCTGGGTTGTCGGGGACCCTTTCGATCCTCGCGTCAATCAAGGGCCTCAGGTGAAAAACAATGGATCATTCCCACTGCTTGTACGACACAGATCGATTTCTATTGAATCTGAAACTTGGATGCTATTACTCGTGCCCAGGTGGACAAGGAACAATACGAGAGGGTGCTCAGCTACATCGACCATGGCAAGCGAGAAGGGGCCACCGTACTGACGGGAGGAAAGCCCTGTGGTGAGAGAGGTTACTACATCGAGCCCACGGTTTTCACCGATGTCAAGGTCGAAATTCCCCGCCAGAACACGCACTGTAATCCCGTTCCATGATCACTTCGCTCTCTATCTAGTATATATCTGACATCGTGGTGCGGAATCTGTGAACAGGATGACATGACCATAGCAAAGGAGGAGATCTTCGGACCCGTCATGTGCCTGATGAAGTTCAGGTAAGCCCATCCCGGTCGATCGACAGAGATACAACTATTTGCACTCTGAATCTGTGATGGCATTGAATCTTCTTTCCATGGTTCTAGGACGGTGGAGGAGGCGATCGCGAAGGCGAACGACACGAGGTACGGGCTGGCGGCGGGGGTGGTGACCAAGGACATCGACGTGGCCAACAGGATGACGCGGTCCATCCGCGCCGGGGTGGTGTGGGTCAACTGCTACTTCGCCATGGACGCCGACTGCCCGTTCGGGGGCCGCAAGATGAGCGGGTTCGGCAAGGACGCCAGCATGCACGCGCTCGACAAGTTCCTCGCCGTCAAGGCCGTCGTCACCCCCGTCTACGACTCGCCCTGGCTCTAGCTCACCTCTCTTGTCTGTGCACAGTTAGTTACGAGGGGAAGCAGCAAAAGAAAGAGAAACATTGTTCATTCAGAGACAACGTGTTTTTTATTTGTGTGCCAAACGAAAGAGCAAATGTTGTTTGTCGATGCTGTGGTAATATTGCCCGCGAGTAATTAGCCATTCGTATATCCTTTCCTTTCTATCATGCTTTAGGATAAACATAAGGTTACCCCGCAAAAAGTGCATAAGGTTCTATCATCCATTTCTGATTTAATTTATTGTTTTTCTTACTGGTTTTCCTAAACAACCGCCAGAACTAGCTCACGTCTTATTGGCCTGTAAAAGAAAATCATATGGAGTACTTTTTATAAGTCAATAAGTATTGACTAGCAAAACGGCCCGTGCGTTCCACCGGGATAAAAGATCATAATCTTCAATGACCATGGCCACATTTTGCTGCATCACCGAGATACACTATCACTCTCATTAGAAATCGCGAACAATTTTGAAACTAATGATTCTTTTTAAATCGTGAACATATCTGAAATtgtgaatatttttcaaattcgTAATTGTTTTACAGGTTTTTGAATATTTACTAAAATGACTGATAAACCtctttattattag belongs to Triticum urartu cultivar G1812 chromosome 7, Tu2.1, whole genome shotgun sequence and includes:
- the LOC125521145 gene encoding aldehyde dehydrogenase family 2 member C4-like, which produces MASERNGDGGTENGNGGSVSMEMPEIRYTKLFINGAFVDAVSGKTFETRDPRTGDVIASIAEGDKKDVDLAVKAAREAFDHGKWPRMPGSERGRIMTKYADLVEQHAKELTLLESLDAGKPRMVTRVVDIGSSASSLRYFAGAADKIHGETLKMSSQFQGHTLREPMGVAGLIIPWNFPAIMFFCKVAPALAAGCTMVVKPAEQTPLSALYFAHLAKQAGVPDGVINVIPGFGPTAGAAIASHMDVDMVSFTGSTPVGRLIMEASARSNLKPVSLELGGKSPLIIFDDADVDLAVDLSISANFFNKGEACVAASRVYLQEGIYDRFVKKLAERMESWVVGDPFDPRVNQGPQVDKEQYERVLSYIDHGKREGATVLTGGKPCGERGYYIEPTVFTDVKDDMTIAKEEIFGPVMCLMKFRTVEEAIAKANDTRYGLAAGVVTKDIDVANRMTRSIRAGVVWVNCYFAMDADCPFGGRKMSGFGKDASMHALDKFLAVKAVVTPVYDSPWL